Proteins encoded within one genomic window of Xiphophorus maculatus strain JP 163 A chromosome 11, X_maculatus-5.0-male, whole genome shotgun sequence:
- the LOC102218106 gene encoding histone-lysine N-methyltransferase PRDM9-like translates to MTSRRTEYAASLDTSASSAGSRKQSIINIPDRMEPCYDRKADTKGGYGAPQGGGVTVTSLKSRLAPTIQTAMSAAVDTLLGEVVVVLNETQQELLHKEQENQRLKVRLEVSERELKTLQECLCSAQKLIDQLQVSYTGPQQIGQSVFGPSLSSMASLTPGLDRDHQNPRNVNGAGVDLGLGGSVDESLHGFEPRDEYKMCQLSIQPDGSVTNHTLDSFSSSSSHMCSDTRGADDRQPQGPSGGSRFEIKEEQGPPTGSGQPNRKDSQVGDGDGSSLNVGDIAYGQVGGEGGTLRSFSNPLRHQRLMRECGGALQQQQQGSLDGQKPLSRTFGASRGDTVSPGRAEEPAGPSAPDTSGEPSADRPHHCLECGKTFRLISSLKKHIRIHTGEKPYPCTVCGRRFRESGALKTHLRIHTGEKPYSCSECGNCFRHLDGLRKHRRTHTGEKPYVCAICGKRLSRLQHLKHHQLIHTGERPCCCPFCNRTFKEPAALRKHVRTHRDEGGHMGIGPSEETDPDAMDDINNLHPAAPSPQMRFGEWGAEEEEDGPVADCV, encoded by the exons ATGACGTCCCGGAGGACAGAGTACGCAGCTAGCCTGGACACCTCTGCATCCAGCGCGGGGAGCCGCAAGCAGAGCATCATCAACATCCCCGACAGGATGGAGCCCTGCTACGACCGCAAAGCGGACACCAAGGGCGGGTACGGAGCCCCTCAGGGCGGCGGCGTGACGGTAACCTCGCTGAAATCCCGCCTGGCCCCGACCATCCAGACCGCCATGTCCGCCGCCGTGGACACGCTGCTGGGAGAGGTGGTGGTCGTGCTGAACGAGACCCAGCAGGAGCTGCTGCACAAGGAGCAGGAGAACCAGAGGCTCAAGGTGCGGCTGGAGGTCTCCGAGAGGGAGCTGAAGACCCTGCAGGAGTGTCTGTGCAGCGCACAGAAGCTCATAGACCAGCTGCAGGTCTCCTACACGGGCCCCCAGCAGATCGGCCAGTCGGTGTTTGGCCCCTCACTCTCTTCCATGGCTTCTCTGACCCCAGGCTTGGACCGAGACCACCAGAACCCCAGGAACGTGAACGGAGCAGGCGTGGATCTGGGTCTGGGCGGCTCCGTGGATGAATCTCTTCATGGCTTCGAGCCGAGAGATGAATACAAAATGTGCCAGCTTTCGATCCAGCCAGACGGATCCGTGACGAACCACACGCTGGACTCGTTTTCCTCCAGCTCCTCTCACATGTGCTCAGACACCAGAGGAGCGG ATGACCGGCAGCCTCAGGGTCCCAGTGGAGGATCCAGATTTGAGATAAAAGAGGAGCAGGGGCCACCGACAGGTTCTGGTCAGCCCAATAGGAAGGACAGCCAGGTTGGGGACGGAGACGGCTCGTCCCTTAATGTGGGGGACATTGCTTATGGTCAGGTTGGAGGTGAAGGAGGAACTCTGCGTTCTTTCTCCAACCCGCTACGTCACCAAAGACTCATGCGGGAGTGTGGCGGTGccttgcagcagcagcagcagggaagTCTTGATGGACAGAAACCTTTGTCAAGGACTTTTGGAGCAAGCAGAGGTGACACCGTTTCACCAGGCAGAGCCGAGGAGCCTGCGGGGCCGTCGGCTCCCGACACCTCCGGGGAGCCCTCGGCGGACCGGCCTCACCACTGCTTGGAGTGCGGCAAGACCTTCCGTCTGATCTCCAGCCTGAAGAAGCACATCCGCATCCACACGGGCGAGAAGCCGTACCCGTGCACGGTGTGTGGCCGCCGCTTCCGTGAGTCCGGGGCGCTCAAAACGCACCTGCGCATTCACACCGGCGAGAAGCCCTACTCGTGCTCCGAATGCGGCAACTGCTTCCGCCACCTGGACGGTCTGCGCAAGCACCGGCGCACGCACACGGGCGAGAAGCCCTACGTGTGCGCCATCTGCGGGAAGCGCCTGAGTCGCCTGCAGCACCTCAAGCACCACCAGCTCATCCACACCGGGGAGAGGCCCTGCTGCTGCCCCTTCTGCAACCGCACCTTCAAGGAGCCCGCGGCGCTGCGCAAGCACGTCCGGACGCACCGCGACGAGGGCGGCCACATGGGCATCGGCCCCAGCGAGGAGACGGACCCAGACGCCATGGACGACATCAATAACCTCCATCCCGCAGCTCCCTCTCCTCAGATGCGGTTCGGGGAATGGggggcggaggaggaggaggacggcCCGGTTGCAGACTGTGTTTAG